A genomic segment from Polyangium mundeleinium encodes:
- the fumC gene encoding class II fumarate hydratase, with protein MTTRIETDTFGPIEVEASRYWGAQTERSLHHFAIGAERFPRPLLRALGLVKKAAALTNAELGLLGPQESQQIVAAADEVIAGQHDAHFPLSIWQTGSGTQTNMNANEVIANRAIETSGGVLGSKKPIHPNDHVNLGQSSNDVFPTAMHVAIASEITGTLLPKLATLRATLARKAEACAEVVKIGRTHLQDATPLTLGQEISGWVAQLDQAKGMIERALPPLYELALGGTAVGTGLNTHPEFATRAVAKIAALAGLPFVPAPNKFQALAGHEAIVFAHGALKTLAASLTKIANDVRWLSSGPRAGLGEITIPENEPGSSIMPGKVNPTQSEAVIMVAAMVQGNDVAVGIAGAGGNFELNVMKPLLLHVTLQSIRLLGDAMASFEEHCARGIEPNRARITENLQKSLMLVTALAPRLGYDAAARIAKKAHAEGTTLRQATLALGLLTGEDFDAIVRPELMIGPNKSI; from the coding sequence ATGACGACGCGCATCGAGACCGACACGTTCGGACCCATCGAGGTCGAGGCCTCCCGCTACTGGGGCGCGCAGACCGAGCGCTCGCTGCACCACTTCGCGATCGGCGCCGAGCGCTTCCCGAGGCCGCTCCTCCGTGCCCTCGGCCTCGTGAAGAAGGCCGCCGCGCTCACGAACGCCGAGCTCGGGCTGCTCGGGCCGCAGGAATCGCAGCAGATCGTGGCCGCCGCCGACGAGGTGATCGCAGGCCAGCACGACGCGCATTTCCCGCTCTCGATCTGGCAGACCGGCAGCGGGACGCAGACGAACATGAACGCGAACGAGGTGATCGCGAACCGCGCCATCGAGACGAGCGGCGGCGTGCTCGGCTCGAAGAAGCCGATCCACCCGAACGATCACGTGAACCTCGGGCAGAGCTCGAACGACGTGTTTCCGACCGCGATGCACGTGGCGATCGCCTCCGAGATCACGGGCACGCTCCTGCCGAAGCTCGCCACGCTGCGCGCGACGCTCGCCCGGAAAGCCGAGGCGTGCGCGGAGGTCGTGAAGATCGGAAGGACGCACCTGCAAGACGCGACGCCGCTCACGCTCGGGCAGGAGATCTCGGGCTGGGTCGCGCAGCTCGATCAAGCCAAGGGGATGATCGAGCGGGCGCTGCCGCCGCTCTACGAGCTCGCGCTCGGCGGGACGGCGGTCGGGACGGGGCTCAACACGCATCCGGAGTTCGCCACGCGCGCGGTCGCGAAGATCGCCGCGCTCGCGGGCCTGCCGTTCGTGCCTGCGCCGAACAAGTTCCAGGCGCTCGCCGGGCACGAGGCGATCGTGTTCGCCCACGGCGCGCTGAAGACGCTCGCCGCGAGCCTGACGAAGATCGCGAACGACGTGCGGTGGTTGTCGAGCGGGCCGCGCGCAGGGCTCGGCGAGATCACGATCCCCGAGAACGAGCCGGGCAGCTCGATCATGCCGGGCAAGGTGAACCCGACGCAAAGCGAGGCCGTGATCATGGTCGCGGCCATGGTGCAAGGGAACGACGTCGCCGTGGGGATCGCCGGCGCGGGCGGAAACTTCGAGCTCAACGTGATGAAGCCACTCCTCTTGCACGTGACGCTCCAGTCGATCCGGCTGCTCGGCGACGCGATGGCCTCGTTCGAGGAGCACTGCGCGCGCGGGATCGAGCCGAACCGCGCCCGGATCACCGAGAACCTCCAGAAGAGCCTGATGCTCGTGACCGCGCTCGCGCCGCGGCTCGGCTACGACGCGGCGGCGCGTATCGCGAAGAAAGCGCACGCCGAGGGGACGACGCTGCGCCAGGCGACGCTCGCGCTCGGTCTGCTCACGGGTGAGGATTTCGACGCGATCGTGCGGCCAGAGCTCATGATCGGCCCGAACAAATCGATCTAG
- a CDS encoding ROK family protein has protein sequence MRTLVLDIGGTGLKGRVLDVEGNALTERVRVPTPEPATPEAVLAAIAELIRGLGEFDRVSVGFPGVVTEGTTRTAPHLDAAWAGFPLAKEIEQRTGRPARVLNDAGLHGFGVIEGRGTEILITLGTGMGFALYVDGHYVPNIELGHHPFRKRQTYEDRISNAVRKKVGKRRWNERVRGVVAQIAPIFNHRKLYLGGGNARHVEAEGLPSDVVLIDNVMGLRGGVRLWSV, from the coding sequence ATGCGCACGTTGGTCCTGGACATCGGAGGGACGGGTCTCAAGGGGAGGGTCCTCGACGTCGAGGGAAACGCGCTCACCGAGCGTGTCCGCGTCCCCACGCCCGAGCCCGCCACGCCCGAGGCGGTGCTCGCCGCGATCGCCGAGCTGATCCGCGGGCTCGGCGAGTTCGATCGGGTGTCGGTGGGATTTCCCGGCGTGGTGACGGAGGGGACGACCCGCACCGCGCCGCACCTCGACGCGGCCTGGGCCGGTTTTCCGCTCGCGAAGGAGATCGAGCAGCGCACGGGGCGGCCGGCCCGGGTGCTCAACGACGCGGGGCTGCACGGGTTCGGGGTCATCGAGGGGCGCGGGACCGAGATCCTGATCACGCTCGGCACGGGGATGGGCTTCGCGCTCTACGTGGACGGGCATTACGTGCCGAACATCGAGCTCGGGCATCACCCGTTCCGCAAGCGCCAGACGTACGAGGATCGGATCAGCAACGCGGTGCGGAAGAAGGTCGGCAAGCGCCGGTGGAACGAGCGGGTCCGGGGCGTGGTCGCGCAGATCGCCCCCATTTTCAATCACCGCAAGCTCTACCTCGGCGGCGGCAACGCGCGGCACGTGGAGGCCGAGGGGCTGCCGAGTGATGTCGTGCTCATCGACAACGTGATGGGCCTGCGCGGCGGCGTGCGGCTCTGGTCGGTCTGA
- a CDS encoding fatty acid desaturase family protein: MAGQGMDAVPREILRAAYERKPIYLLKIPLHYGLWAGLAWVLYATQHHRFAIPIGIVVAFTIANLIRGLGAVGHDAVHGNLSRSKTISYLLALLCWSPSGFPVTLYANYHLHHHKITNTYPDVDNVVVTDYTKNPTLAKLFLFCVYLFAYPFYFLGQMLKFYMKRLTPALQVRTHLETIGIFTLVGIAAWKMPFQVWFFFFGLPFIFGAILASLTSMIEHFEMPATDDDAYSSRTYGTQSHFLNFLWNNVTYHNEHHKYPGIPFYNLKSFHHAAYPYYDERVKAECHGSVLGPMFMLLGRILKLDVAKLEEKYRGLDKQKEREKMLAVQGIQPGAA; the protein is encoded by the coding sequence ATGGCCGGACAGGGCATGGACGCGGTACCCCGGGAGATCTTGCGCGCGGCCTACGAGCGCAAGCCGATCTACCTGCTCAAGATCCCGCTGCATTATGGTCTCTGGGCGGGCCTCGCGTGGGTCCTCTACGCGACGCAGCATCATCGTTTCGCGATCCCGATCGGCATCGTGGTCGCGTTTACGATCGCGAACCTGATCCGCGGGCTCGGGGCGGTGGGGCACGACGCCGTGCACGGAAATCTCTCGCGATCGAAGACGATCTCGTACCTGCTCGCGCTCTTGTGCTGGTCGCCCTCGGGGTTTCCGGTGACGCTCTACGCGAACTATCACCTGCACCACCACAAGATCACGAACACGTACCCCGACGTCGACAACGTCGTGGTCACCGATTACACGAAAAATCCAACGCTGGCGAAGCTCTTCCTCTTCTGCGTCTACCTGTTCGCGTACCCGTTCTATTTCCTCGGGCAGATGCTGAAGTTCTACATGAAGCGCCTCACGCCGGCGCTCCAGGTGCGGACGCACCTCGAGACGATCGGCATCTTCACGCTCGTGGGGATCGCAGCGTGGAAGATGCCGTTTCAGGTATGGTTCTTCTTCTTCGGCCTGCCGTTCATCTTCGGCGCGATCCTGGCCAGCCTGACGTCGATGATCGAGCATTTCGAGATGCCGGCGACGGACGACGACGCCTACAGCTCACGCACGTACGGGACGCAGAGCCATTTCCTCAATTTCTTGTGGAACAACGTCACGTACCACAACGAGCACCACAAGTACCCGGGGATCCCGTTCTACAACCTGAAGAGCTTCCACCACGCCGCGTATCCCTATTACGACGAGCGGGTGAAGGCTGAATGCCACGGCTCGGTGCTCGGCCCGATGTTCATGCTCCTCGGCCGGATCCTGAAGCTCGACGTCGCCAAGCTCGAGGAGAAGTACCGCGGCCTCGACAAGCAAAAAGAGCGCGAGAAGATGCTCGCCGTGCAGGGCATTCAGCCCGGCGCGGCCTGA
- the pip gene encoding prolyl aminopeptidase, with protein sequence MAGSLPIRRPLYPEIEPFRTGRLRVSDVHELHFEESGNPTGKPVVFLHGGPGGGSDAKQRRFFDPAHYRIVLFDQRGCGKSTPHASLEDNTTWHLVSDIERLREHLGIERWQVFGGSWGSTLALAYAEKHPERVTELVLRGIFLLRKWEIDWFYQDTGAGAFFPDAWEAYLAAIPEAERGDLVAAYHRRLTSDDPAVRQAAARAWSVWEGSTSFLFQNPDYIARCAGDAFADAFARIECHYFVNRGFFEHDGQLLTDVGRIRHIPTVIVQGRYDVVCPAKSAWDLHRAFPEANLRIVPDAGHSAFEAGIIHELITATDGFRSKK encoded by the coding sequence ATGGCCGGATCCCTCCCCATTCGCAGACCTCTCTACCCCGAAATCGAGCCCTTCCGCACCGGGCGCCTGCGCGTCTCCGACGTGCACGAGCTTCATTTCGAGGAGTCCGGCAATCCCACCGGAAAACCCGTCGTCTTCCTGCACGGCGGGCCCGGCGGCGGCAGCGACGCGAAGCAGCGGCGCTTCTTCGATCCCGCCCATTACCGCATCGTCCTCTTCGACCAGCGCGGCTGCGGCAAGAGCACGCCCCACGCGTCGCTCGAGGACAATACGACCTGGCACCTGGTCTCGGACATCGAGCGGCTGCGCGAGCACCTCGGCATCGAGCGCTGGCAGGTCTTCGGCGGCTCGTGGGGCTCGACGCTCGCGCTCGCCTATGCGGAGAAGCACCCCGAGCGCGTCACCGAGCTCGTGCTCCGGGGGATTTTCCTTCTGCGCAAGTGGGAGATCGACTGGTTTTACCAGGACACCGGCGCGGGCGCATTTTTCCCGGACGCCTGGGAGGCGTACCTCGCCGCGATCCCCGAGGCGGAGCGGGGGGATCTCGTGGCCGCGTATCATCGGCGCCTCACGAGCGACGACCCGGCCGTGCGACAAGCCGCGGCGCGCGCGTGGAGCGTGTGGGAAGGCAGCACGAGCTTCCTTTTCCAGAACCCGGATTACATCGCGCGGTGCGCGGGCGACGCATTCGCCGACGCGTTTGCTCGTATCGAGTGCCATTACTTCGTGAACCGCGGGTTCTTCGAGCACGACGGGCAGCTCCTCACGGACGTGGGCCGCATTCGCCACATCCCCACCGTCATCGTTCAGGGGCGGTACGACGTGGTTTGTCCCGCGAAGAGCGCGTGGGATCTGCACCGCGCCTTTCCCGAGGCAAACCTTCGTATCGTGCCCGACGCGGGGCACTCGGCGTTCGAGGCCGGGATCATCCACGAGCTCATCACGGCGACGGACGGTTTTCGCAGCAAGAAGTGA
- a CDS encoding formylglycine-generating enzyme family protein — translation MSERYTTSSRLGLGFLFCVALATSATAPACSGGSTPAAPDAPADAAIEAAEAAAELDAALADAALDADADADADADAHASADVDASADAPLPGTSEGCPGDMVLVAGEYCPLVQQRCVEHHDEFEKDQAKKKKASEQGEGSGASTVSERCMRYEEPSVCLSKKRTPMRFCMDRYEWPNQKGELPALLVSWGDAQKLCEAKGKRLCAEAEFNFACEGEAMLPYTYGYERDPTACNIDKPYRKREKKLFKYERCMKRPECKAELEKLDQRLPTGSLPRCVSPFGVYDLNGNINEWVVRPKQKYPNRSGLKGGWWGPVRGRCRPTVGFHKEDDYGYEEGFRCCKEAEGT, via the coding sequence ATGAGCGAACGGTACACGACGTCGTCGAGGCTGGGCCTCGGCTTCCTTTTCTGCGTCGCGCTCGCCACCTCGGCGACGGCCCCCGCGTGCTCGGGCGGCTCCACGCCAGCCGCGCCCGACGCGCCTGCGGACGCCGCGATCGAAGCCGCGGAGGCGGCTGCAGAGCTCGACGCCGCGCTCGCCGATGCAGCGCTGGATGCAGATGCAGACGCGGATGCGGATGCGGACGCCCATGCGTCTGCGGATGTGGATGCGTCTGCGGATGCGCCGCTGCCTGGGACGAGCGAGGGTTGTCCGGGCGACATGGTGCTCGTGGCCGGCGAGTATTGCCCGCTCGTGCAGCAGAGGTGCGTGGAGCACCACGACGAATTCGAGAAGGATCAGGCGAAGAAGAAAAAAGCTTCCGAGCAGGGCGAGGGCTCCGGGGCGAGCACGGTGAGCGAGCGTTGCATGCGGTACGAGGAGCCGTCGGTGTGCCTCTCGAAGAAGCGCACGCCGATGCGGTTCTGCATGGACCGTTATGAATGGCCAAACCAGAAAGGCGAGCTGCCGGCGCTCCTGGTCTCGTGGGGCGACGCGCAGAAGCTCTGCGAGGCGAAGGGAAAGCGGCTCTGCGCGGAGGCCGAGTTCAACTTCGCCTGCGAGGGCGAGGCGATGCTGCCGTACACGTACGGCTACGAGCGCGACCCCACGGCGTGCAACATCGACAAACCCTATCGAAAACGCGAAAAGAAGCTGTTCAAGTACGAACGGTGCATGAAGCGCCCGGAGTGCAAGGCCGAGCTGGAGAAGCTCGACCAGCGCTTGCCGACGGGCTCACTGCCGCGCTGCGTGTCGCCGTTCGGGGTGTACGACCTGAATGGCAACATCAACGAATGGGTGGTGCGGCCGAAGCAGAAATACCCGAACCGGAGCGGCCTGAAAGGCGGCTGGTGGGGCCCGGTGCGCGGCCGCTGCCGGCCGACGGTGGGGTTCCACAAGGAAGACGATTACGGCTACGAGGAGGGGTTCCGCTGCTGCAAGGAGGCGGAGGGGACGTGA
- a CDS encoding protein phosphatase 2C domain-containing protein — MKRKAPRRALAMTVETLFEAAAASSALGETTNDDVLLVSGHVYGVFDGGRSGTIASEVFGDRTRAPLAELCQEANRRIGEARAEGGAQTGSAAAVVRVAKDAFEWVMVGRSQVVVVRADGSFERLAPEDAHLLSGEPSAEAFMRAGERKLAGVRHLLLFTDGLLASDADEAMEDLVRRFLDGGLGAARQTANEADVAAVAISFLPPNPVARKRISMFPRRILTGGAKRSSGAPSRRRRGRS; from the coding sequence ATGAAGCGAAAGGCCCCCCGGAGAGCGCTGGCCATGACGGTCGAGACGCTGTTCGAAGCGGCCGCGGCTTCCTCCGCCCTGGGCGAGACGACGAACGACGACGTGCTGCTCGTATCGGGGCACGTGTACGGCGTGTTCGACGGTGGGCGGAGCGGGACGATCGCGAGCGAGGTGTTCGGCGACCGGACACGCGCGCCGCTCGCCGAGCTGTGTCAGGAGGCGAATCGGCGCATCGGCGAGGCGCGGGCCGAGGGCGGGGCGCAAACGGGCAGCGCGGCGGCCGTGGTGCGGGTGGCGAAGGACGCGTTCGAGTGGGTGATGGTCGGAAGGAGCCAGGTCGTCGTGGTCCGGGCGGATGGCTCCTTCGAGCGCCTCGCGCCCGAGGACGCGCACCTGCTCTCCGGCGAGCCTTCGGCCGAGGCGTTCATGCGCGCAGGGGAGCGCAAGCTCGCGGGCGTGCGGCATCTCCTTCTGTTCACGGACGGTTTGCTCGCGTCCGACGCGGACGAGGCCATGGAGGACCTCGTCCGCCGTTTCCTCGACGGAGGCCTCGGGGCGGCGCGGCAGACGGCGAACGAGGCGGACGTCGCCGCGGTGGCGATTTCGTTTTTGCCGCCAAACCCGGTGGCGCGGAAGCGTATCTCGATGTTCCCGCGCCGGATCCTCACGGGAGGCGCGAAGCGGAGCTCGGGCGCGCCTTCGCGCAGGCGACGGGGCCGGTCGTGA